Proteins encoded within one genomic window of Streptomyces sp. NBC_01314:
- a CDS encoding GNAT family N-acetyltransferase, which translates to MTPYDAPEGSLIAPGGTGDTGLVIRQETADDHRDVREVHRRAFGDGDRVPGLVEALRVAEAALAPMSFVAAVGDRVVGHVLLSAARLDAPRRIVDVLSLSPLGVVPEFQRQGIGARLVAHALAAADSQGVPLVFLEGSPHYYGTRGFEGAGAVGFRSPSLRIPEAAFQVARLSAHEPWMTGTFVYSEVFWAFDCVGLRDPGDSSPA; encoded by the coding sequence ATGACGCCATACGATGCGCCTGAAGGCTCCTTGATCGCTCCCGGTGGTACCGGTGATACCGGCCTGGTGATCCGGCAAGAGACCGCTGACGATCACCGAGATGTGCGCGAGGTTCATAGACGCGCCTTCGGTGACGGCGACCGGGTTCCCGGGCTCGTGGAGGCACTTCGCGTTGCGGAGGCGGCGTTGGCGCCGATGTCCTTCGTCGCTGCCGTTGGTGATCGGGTCGTCGGGCATGTCCTGCTGAGCGCGGCGCGGTTGGACGCTCCGCGCCGGATCGTGGACGTCCTGTCCCTGTCACCGCTGGGCGTGGTCCCGGAGTTCCAGCGTCAGGGCATCGGTGCTCGGCTCGTCGCGCACGCCCTCGCGGCGGCCGACAGCCAGGGTGTGCCGTTGGTGTTCCTGGAGGGTTCGCCGCACTACTACGGCACGCGGGGCTTCGAGGGTGCCGGCGCGGTGGGCTTCCGTTCGCCGTCGCTGCGTATTCCTGAAGCTGCCTTCCAGGTCGCGCGGTTGTCCGCTCACGAGCCGTGGATGACGGGCACCTTCGTCTACTCGGAGGTGTTTTGGGCCTTTGACTGCGTCGGCCTGCGCGACCCCGGCGATTCCTCCCCGGCGTGA
- a CDS encoding MFS transporter, which translates to MTTTSSDTQSRKRQVGLPWSALLALATAVFITSLTETLPAGVLPEMSASLGTSSGATGQAVTVYAAGTALTAIPLATATASVPRKPLLLGAMAVFLVANTLTAAAPGYIVLLAGRFLAGVAAGLAWAILAGYARRIAPAGLEGRAIAVAMAGIPVALSLGVPAGTLIGEQVGWRAAFGAVSLVTLAVIGWISVSVPGVGQPAIEQADTNRSDHAPESAKSPLRQTLAVPGVAAIMVTVTTFVLGHTIIYAYIAPYLQHAGLGSATDAVLLAFGVACLVSIWYVDRRLRALMVTGAVLFTLATAALAVTTTHSIVWVAAVLWGLGWGGAPTLLQTAAGQAGMRRSGAAADTAQAVLVTLWNAAMALGGIIGGLLLQSSGVNVVAVSAAALGAVSLLIVVGARHHAFRNTQATP; encoded by the coding sequence ATGACCACCACGTCTTCTGACACACAGTCTCGTAAGCGACAGGTCGGCCTGCCATGGTCGGCGCTGTTGGCACTGGCGACTGCCGTCTTCATCACGAGCTTGACGGAGACTCTGCCTGCCGGTGTGCTGCCCGAGATGTCGGCCTCACTGGGCACCAGTTCAGGTGCTACCGGCCAGGCCGTCACCGTCTATGCGGCCGGTACGGCGTTGACCGCGATCCCGCTCGCCACGGCGACAGCATCTGTTCCGCGGAAACCACTGCTGCTCGGCGCCATGGCCGTCTTCCTGGTCGCCAACACGCTGACTGCGGCTGCACCGGGATACATCGTCCTGCTTGCGGGCCGGTTCCTCGCCGGTGTGGCCGCGGGCCTGGCGTGGGCGATCCTCGCCGGCTACGCCCGTCGTATCGCACCTGCCGGCTTGGAAGGCCGCGCCATCGCAGTGGCGATGGCCGGGATCCCTGTGGCGTTGTCCTTGGGGGTTCCGGCCGGCACGCTGATCGGTGAACAGGTGGGATGGCGGGCAGCGTTTGGCGCTGTCTCCCTGGTCACTCTTGCCGTCATCGGCTGGATCAGCGTGTCCGTCCCCGGCGTGGGGCAACCCGCCATTGAACAGGCTGACACCAACCGTTCGGACCACGCACCAGAATCAGCGAAGTCGCCCCTGCGGCAGACCCTGGCGGTGCCCGGTGTCGCGGCGATCATGGTCACGGTCACGACGTTCGTTCTCGGACACACGATCATCTATGCCTACATCGCTCCCTACCTACAGCACGCCGGGCTCGGGTCAGCGACCGACGCGGTTCTCCTTGCTTTCGGTGTCGCATGCCTGGTGAGCATCTGGTATGTCGACCGCCGGCTACGGGCTCTGATGGTCACCGGCGCAGTGCTGTTCACTCTCGCCACCGCAGCTCTTGCCGTCACCACAACCCACTCGATCGTTTGGGTCGCCGCTGTTCTTTGGGGCCTGGGGTGGGGCGGCGCCCCGACCTTGCTGCAAACCGCAGCCGGACAAGCCGGAATGCGGCGCAGCGGCGCTGCTGCTGACACCGCGCAAGCGGTCCTCGTCACCCTCTGGAACGCCGCGATGGCCCTTGGTGGCATCATCGGTGGGCTCCTGCTGCAGAGCTCGGGCGTCAACGTGGTCGCAGTGTCAGCCGCCGCCCTCGGGGCAGTCAGCCTGCTCATCGTCGTCGGGGCCCGACACCACGCATTCCGCAACACTCAGGCCACGCCATGA
- a CDS encoding MerR family transcriptional regulator, translating into MRIGELSRLTGASRRLLRYYEEQGLIVPDRGANGYREYDDRYVDRVNQIRGLLDAGLPTRIIKQILPCLDKPRSIHFPDATPEMLALLAAERDRLTERIDVLIRNRDAMSEYLTEVGQCRAPAPGSPHGTPNSPSVVSATS; encoded by the coding sequence GTGAGGATCGGTGAATTGTCGCGACTGACGGGTGCGTCCCGTCGGCTACTTCGCTACTACGAGGAGCAGGGGCTGATTGTCCCGGACCGCGGCGCGAACGGGTATCGGGAGTATGACGACCGCTACGTGGACCGGGTCAACCAAATCCGTGGCCTGCTGGATGCAGGGCTCCCCACTCGCATCATCAAGCAGATCCTTCCGTGCCTGGACAAACCTCGATCGATCCACTTTCCCGATGCGACACCGGAGATGCTGGCCTTGCTGGCCGCCGAGCGAGACCGGCTCACCGAGCGGATCGACGTACTCATCCGCAACCGTGATGCGATGAGCGAGTACCTGACTGAAGTCGGACAATGCCGAGCGCCGGCGCCTGGCAGCCCCCACGGAACACCGAACTCCCCCTCGGTGGTGTCAGCAACGTCCTGA
- a CDS encoding valine--tRNA ligase, translating into MTDNTQRPDSGPNSAPELPTQYTPAEVEGTLYERWVERGYFEADAKSDKPAYTIVIPPPNVTGSLHLGHAFEHTLIDALTRRKRMQGYETLWQPGMDHAGIATQNVVERELAKEGKSRHDLGREAFVERVWQWKAESGGQIAGQMRRLGNGVAWSRDRFTMDEGLSRAVQTVFKKMYDDGLIYRAERIINWCPRCLTAISDIEVDYQDDDGELVSLKYGEGDDTVVVATTRAETMLGDTAVAVHPDDERYKHLVGRRIVLPLTGRTIPVVADTHVDPEFGTGAVKVTPAHDPNDFAIGQRHGLESLTVMDERGVITVHGPFEGLDRFEARSAIVAALRADGRIVAEKRPYVHSVGHCSRCKTTLEPRLSLQWWVKVETLAKAAGDAVRDGRVDIHPADLSQRYFDWVDNLNDWCISRQLWWGHRIPVWHGPNGETVCVGPDEQPPTGEGWEQDTDVLDTWFSSGLWPFSTLGWPEKTADLAKFYPNSAMVTGYDLMFFWVARMMMFGLYAMDGEVPFHTIAFHGMVRDEHGKKMSKSFGNTVNPLDWMDKYGSDALRFTLARGANPGTDVPIGEDWVQASRNFANKVWNATRFALMNGATVEGELPPAEQLSATDRWILSRLNTVVAEADAYYDDYQFAKLADALYHFAWDEVFDWYVELSKTTFMTGGDAAKVSARVLGEVLDVTLRLLHPIVPFVTETLWTTLTGRESIVIADWPTDRGFRDAAAEAEIESLQQVITEVRRFRSDQGLQPGQKVPARLDLSGTQLAAHEAAIRQLLRLQPEGDGFSATATLPVAGATVALDLSGTIDVAAERKRLAKDLAAAEKEKAQAEAKLGNEAFLAKAPDNVVEKIRTRLTKAEGDIVRLQNQISNLPPV; encoded by the coding sequence GTGACCGACAACACTCAGCGCCCCGACAGTGGGCCGAACAGCGCCCCCGAACTGCCGACCCAGTACACGCCGGCCGAGGTAGAGGGAACGCTGTACGAGCGCTGGGTAGAGCGCGGTTACTTCGAGGCTGATGCGAAGAGCGACAAACCCGCGTACACCATCGTCATCCCGCCGCCGAACGTCACCGGCTCCCTCCACCTGGGCCACGCCTTCGAGCACACGCTGATCGACGCCCTCACCCGCCGCAAGCGCATGCAGGGCTACGAGACGCTGTGGCAGCCGGGCATGGACCACGCCGGCATCGCGACACAGAACGTCGTCGAGCGGGAGCTCGCCAAGGAAGGCAAGTCCCGCCACGACCTGGGCCGCGAGGCGTTCGTCGAGCGAGTCTGGCAGTGGAAGGCCGAGTCCGGCGGGCAGATCGCCGGCCAGATGCGGCGCCTGGGCAACGGCGTCGCATGGAGCCGCGACCGCTTCACCATGGACGAGGGCCTGTCCCGTGCCGTCCAGACCGTCTTCAAGAAGATGTACGACGACGGCCTGATCTACCGCGCCGAGCGCATCATCAACTGGTGCCCGCGCTGCCTGACGGCCATCTCGGACATCGAGGTCGACTACCAGGACGACGACGGTGAGCTCGTCTCACTGAAGTACGGCGAGGGGGACGACACGGTCGTCGTCGCCACCACGCGTGCGGAGACCATGCTCGGTGACACCGCCGTCGCCGTTCACCCGGACGACGAGCGATACAAGCATCTCGTCGGTCGGCGCATCGTGCTGCCGCTGACGGGCCGCACGATTCCCGTCGTCGCCGACACGCACGTCGACCCGGAGTTCGGCACCGGTGCCGTCAAGGTCACGCCCGCCCACGACCCCAACGACTTCGCCATCGGCCAGCGCCACGGCCTGGAGTCGCTGACCGTCATGGACGAGCGCGGCGTCATCACCGTCCACGGCCCCTTCGAGGGCCTGGACCGCTTCGAGGCGCGTTCCGCGATCGTCGCCGCGCTGCGCGCCGACGGCCGGATCGTCGCCGAGAAGCGGCCGTACGTCCACTCGGTCGGCCACTGCTCCCGCTGCAAGACAACCCTTGAGCCGCGGCTGTCTCTGCAGTGGTGGGTGAAGGTCGAGACGCTCGCCAAGGCCGCGGGTGACGCGGTCCGCGACGGCCGGGTGGACATCCACCCCGCCGACCTGTCGCAGCGGTACTTCGACTGGGTCGACAACCTCAACGACTGGTGCATCTCACGGCAGTTGTGGTGGGGCCACCGGATCCCCGTCTGGCACGGTCCGAACGGCGAGACCGTGTGCGTCGGCCCCGACGAGCAGCCGCCGACCGGCGAGGGCTGGGAGCAGGACACCGACGTCCTCGACACCTGGTTCTCCTCCGGCCTGTGGCCCTTCTCCACGCTGGGCTGGCCCGAGAAGACCGCGGACCTGGCCAAGTTCTATCCGAACTCGGCCATGGTCACCGGGTACGACCTGATGTTCTTCTGGGTCGCCCGGATGATGATGTTCGGCCTGTACGCGATGGACGGTGAGGTTCCCTTCCACACCATCGCGTTCCACGGCATGGTCCGTGACGAGCACGGCAAGAAGATGTCGAAGTCGTTCGGTAACACGGTCAATCCGCTGGACTGGATGGACAAGTACGGCTCCGACGCTCTGCGGTTCACGCTCGCCCGGGGCGCCAACCCCGGTACCGACGTGCCGATCGGCGAGGACTGGGTCCAGGCGTCCCGGAACTTCGCCAACAAGGTCTGGAACGCGACGCGGTTCGCGCTGATGAACGGCGCCACGGTCGAGGGTGAGCTGCCCCCGGCCGAGCAGCTCTCGGCCACGGACCGTTGGATCCTGTCCCGGCTGAACACCGTGGTGGCCGAGGCGGACGCGTACTACGACGACTACCAGTTCGCGAAGCTCGCCGATGCCCTGTACCACTTCGCGTGGGACGAGGTTTTCGACTGGTACGTCGAGCTGTCCAAGACGACGTTCATGACCGGCGGCGACGCGGCCAAGGTCTCGGCTCGCGTCCTGGGCGAGGTCCTGGACGTGACGCTGCGACTGCTGCATCCCATCGTTCCGTTCGTGACGGAGACGCTGTGGACCACGCTCACCGGCCGCGAGTCCATCGTGATCGCCGACTGGCCGACGGACAGGGGGTTCCGCGATGCCGCCGCCGAGGCGGAGATCGAGAGCCTCCAACAGGTGATCACCGAGGTTCGGCGCTTCCGGTCGGACCAGGGGCTGCAGCCTGGTCAGAAGGTCCCGGCCCGCCTGGACCTGTCGGGTACGCAGCTCGCAGCCCACGAGGCCGCCATCCGTCAGCTGCTGCGACTGCAGCCGGAGGGTGACGGCTTCAGCGCCACGGCGACGCTCCCGGTCGCCGGCGCCACGGTCGCGCTCGACCTGTCCGGCACGATCGACGTCGCGGCCGAGCGCAAGCGGCTGGCCAAGGACCTTGCCGCGGCCGAGAAGGAGAAAGCTCAGGCGGAGGCAAAGCTCGGCAACGAGGCGTTCCTGGCGAAGGCCCCGGACAACGTGGTCGAGAAGATCCGTACCCGCCTGACGAAGGCCGAAGGGGACATCGTCCGGCTGCAGAATCAGATCAGCAACCTGCCGCCGGTGTAG
- a CDS encoding DUF397 domain-containing protein, with product MTALPKHFWFKSSYSGGSGTECVECAHTGDATLIRDSKRSREALVVVRGQAWNSFTEALKNTTLGS from the coding sequence ATGACCGCATTGCCCAAACACTTCTGGTTCAAGTCCTCTTACAGCGGAGGGAGCGGGACAGAATGTGTCGAGTGCGCGCACACCGGAGACGCTACTCTCATACGCGATTCAAAGCGTTCCAGAGAAGCTCTAGTCGTTGTTCGAGGTCAAGCATGGAATTCATTCACAGAAGCACTTAAAAACACGACGTTGGGAAGCTGA
- a CDS encoding helix-turn-helix domain-containing protein translates to MPIGPTTRRRQLGADLRRLRELKGLTLEEAGTRVGISKATLSRYETKEGTVKWPAVDALCREYGAIDEERLALVELAKGAKIQGWWRSLDDPIPDSMNLMLTLEDEVVREDHYACMYIPGLLQTRKYAEAVHRASEVECAEREVQHMVDIRMKRQELLERDEPPHVWCVIDEAAIRRRVGGREVMHEQLQHLLIMGERPNITVQVLAFSTGAHAAAVGSFAILRGPKPELDVIYVDLLGGGLFMEKPQELGRYRLAFQYLSAQALDLESSATLIDRLKKET, encoded by the coding sequence ATGCCAATTGGACCCACCACGCGCAGGCGCCAACTAGGTGCGGACCTGCGCCGCCTTCGCGAGCTCAAGGGGCTGACCCTTGAGGAGGCAGGCACACGCGTAGGCATCTCAAAGGCGACGCTGAGTCGCTACGAGACGAAAGAAGGCACAGTCAAGTGGCCGGCCGTGGACGCCCTTTGCCGCGAGTATGGAGCCATCGACGAAGAACGTCTGGCTCTGGTCGAGCTCGCAAAGGGAGCCAAAATTCAGGGCTGGTGGCGGTCGCTCGACGATCCGATCCCCGACTCCATGAACCTCATGCTCACGCTTGAGGACGAGGTTGTACGCGAAGACCACTACGCCTGCATGTACATCCCTGGCCTGCTCCAGACCCGCAAGTACGCGGAAGCCGTTCACCGAGCTTCGGAGGTCGAATGCGCGGAGCGGGAAGTGCAGCACATGGTCGACATCCGAATGAAGCGACAGGAGCTCCTTGAACGGGACGAGCCCCCGCACGTCTGGTGCGTTATCGACGAAGCAGCCATCCGGCGCAGGGTCGGGGGGCGTGAAGTCATGCACGAGCAGCTACAACACCTACTCATCATGGGCGAGCGCCCAAACATCACAGTCCAAGTACTCGCCTTCTCAACAGGCGCTCATGCAGCGGCAGTTGGCAGCTTCGCTATCCTGCGCGGCCCGAAGCCCGAACTGGACGTGATCTACGTCGACCTGCTCGGTGGGGGGCTCTTCATGGAGAAGCCTCAGGAACTGGGGCGCTATAGGTTGGCGTTCCAGTACCTGAGCGCGCAGGCGCTCGATCTTGAGTCTTCAGCGACACTGATCGACCGTCTTAAAAAGGAGACGTGA
- a CDS encoding ATP-binding protein — protein sequence MDCTICMPRKPWDLQFLAEPEEVAALRRVLRVHLGLWGLDDLIDAAQLCVSELVSNVITHVGPGTPTTLAVSMESTRLRIEVHDPDTRALPMLLSQGVNSENGRGMELIALIADRWGVQLFADRKVTWCELPTALISPDGHRGGPHVTRAEEVLCLYTAAEPPPAAGSGRLRAATGEEAAIGAIADLLHWLRAHGRDADDALDRAQMRFAAEVGVVG from the coding sequence ATGGACTGCACGATCTGCATGCCAAGGAAGCCCTGGGATCTTCAGTTCCTGGCGGAGCCCGAGGAAGTTGCAGCTCTACGGCGTGTGCTGAGGGTTCACTTGGGGCTCTGGGGCCTCGACGATCTCATCGACGCAGCTCAGCTCTGCGTCAGCGAGCTCGTTTCCAACGTGATCACTCACGTCGGTCCTGGTACTCCCACCACCCTCGCGGTTTCCATGGAGAGCACCCGCTTGCGGATCGAGGTCCATGACCCCGATACTCGCGCTCTGCCCATGCTCCTGAGTCAAGGCGTCAACTCCGAAAACGGAAGGGGAATGGAGCTCATTGCCCTCATCGCTGACCGGTGGGGCGTCCAGCTCTTCGCCGATCGCAAGGTGACGTGGTGCGAGCTCCCTACCGCCTTGATCTCGCCCGACGGGCATCGCGGGGGGCCCCACGTTACGAGAGCGGAGGAGGTGCTCTGCCTCTACACCGCGGCAGAGCCGCCGCCCGCAGCTGGGTCCGGTCGGCTGCGTGCAGCTACGGGAGAGGAAGCAGCGATCGGTGCTATTGCTGATCTTCTCCACTGGCTCCGGGCGCATGGCAGGGATGCTGATGACGCATTGGACCGAGCCCAGATGCGCTTTGCAGCGGAAGTGGGGGTGGTGGGCTGA
- a CDS encoding DUF3427 domain-containing protein, with protein MSESGDLAQPAVGAYEQLITVRFEQTLKEFANLGWHPVSDTVGAESVPHVLARHIARTVRRVLQGLPAEERVYAVNHILESISTLKGAQEWVELVADGPRQLLALTRQEAPGVFAVRPGIPLSDTALITNAPEDPSLGFELRAELATADRVDLLCAFVKWHGLRIIEQSLKAARERAVPVRVITTTYIGATERRALDRLVREFNAEVRVNYETRSTRLHAKAWLFRRKSGYDTAYVGSSNLSKAALLDGLEWNVRLSSIATPDVLRKFDATFEAYWSDPSFELYDPDTDGARLQEALAIAGGTSNTSASDRRITLSGLEVRPYAHQRDMLERLEVERKVHDRHQNLLVAATGTGKTVMAALDYKQLRKKHGRDLRLLFVAHRKEILQQSLRTYQDVLVDANFGESLHSGEIPERWTHVFASVQSLNARTLDQLAADHFDVIVIDEFHHGTSPTYRKILDHFEPLELLGLTATPERMDGKNIQDEFFDGRIAAEMRLWEALENDLLSPFHYLGISDNTDLSAVKWHRGAYDASALSDVLSANRARALLVLKAVEEKVADPSAMRALGFCVSVAHAHFMAESFRKAGLNAVALSAGTSAEERKQALADLTSGALQVIFSVDLFNEGLDIPDVDTLLLLRPTSSVTVFLQQLGRGLRRTENKAVLTVLDFIGQHRKEFRFENQFRALTNLTRKRLLDNIEHDFPQLPSGCQIILEEKAKKTIIANIKDQIGVNVTALAREVADYAELKLSRYLDESGRELKELYRGNGNAWTGLLRRSGLLKGEAPEGEAALLKRISAFLHVDDPLRVAAYTRMLEDDAPAYTALDEQGQAYARMLFFQLWPLGGIVRKGYANYDAGFAALQKQHAVRSELRQVLEYNLAHTEHVPIPLLGLGGQGGVPLTVHASYSREEILPALGQSYIGGFMPADFREGVKWCDSIKTDALLITLEKDEKDFSPQTRYHDYAQSETLFHWESQNQTSVASPTGLRYQHHVAEGSHVLLFVRRYKSTDMGGAQPWILLGPAEYEKHTGSKPMAITWKLKHEMPADVWTYSTIKAG; from the coding sequence GTGTCTGAGTCGGGGGATCTCGCGCAGCCGGCCGTGGGGGCGTACGAGCAGCTCATCACCGTGCGCTTCGAGCAGACGCTGAAGGAGTTCGCAAACCTCGGATGGCATCCGGTGAGCGACACGGTGGGAGCCGAATCCGTACCCCACGTCCTAGCAAGGCACATCGCCCGGACAGTACGTCGCGTACTGCAAGGCCTCCCTGCCGAGGAGCGGGTCTACGCGGTGAACCACATCCTGGAGTCCATCAGCACGCTGAAGGGAGCACAGGAGTGGGTGGAGTTGGTGGCGGACGGACCTCGTCAACTCCTGGCGCTGACCCGACAGGAGGCCCCCGGTGTCTTCGCTGTCCGACCCGGTATCCCACTCTCCGACACCGCACTCATCACCAACGCACCGGAAGACCCCAGCCTGGGCTTCGAGTTGCGTGCAGAGCTCGCCACTGCTGATCGCGTCGACCTGCTCTGCGCGTTCGTGAAGTGGCACGGTCTGCGCATCATCGAGCAGTCCTTGAAGGCAGCCCGCGAACGGGCCGTGCCCGTACGTGTCATCACGACGACGTACATCGGTGCCACCGAGCGGCGCGCACTGGATCGGCTGGTGCGGGAGTTCAACGCGGAAGTCAGGGTCAACTACGAGACGAGGTCAACTCGCCTCCACGCCAAGGCTTGGCTGTTCAGGCGAAAGAGCGGTTACGACACTGCGTACGTCGGCAGCTCCAACCTCTCCAAGGCCGCGCTGCTCGACGGGTTGGAGTGGAACGTCCGGCTGTCGTCCATCGCCACACCCGACGTATTGCGAAAGTTCGACGCAACCTTCGAGGCGTACTGGAGCGACCCGTCCTTCGAGCTGTACGACCCGGACACCGACGGCGCTCGACTCCAGGAAGCATTGGCGATCGCCGGGGGCACCTCGAACACCTCAGCCTCGGATCGCAGGATCACCCTGTCCGGTCTCGAAGTACGACCCTACGCCCATCAACGCGACATGTTGGAGCGCCTCGAAGTCGAGCGCAAAGTGCATGACCGGCACCAGAATCTGCTGGTCGCGGCGACAGGTACCGGCAAGACCGTGATGGCAGCACTGGACTACAAGCAGCTACGCAAGAAGCACGGCCGTGACCTGCGGCTGCTGTTCGTCGCTCATCGCAAGGAGATTCTCCAGCAGTCCCTACGGACCTACCAAGACGTCTTGGTCGACGCGAACTTCGGCGAATCCCTGCACAGCGGGGAGATTCCGGAGCGCTGGACGCATGTTTTCGCCAGCGTGCAGTCACTGAACGCGCGCACCTTGGACCAGCTCGCTGCTGATCACTTCGACGTGATCGTGATCGACGAGTTCCACCACGGGACTTCGCCGACGTACCGGAAGATCCTCGATCACTTCGAGCCGCTGGAGCTGCTTGGACTGACTGCGACTCCCGAGCGCATGGACGGCAAGAACATCCAGGACGAGTTCTTCGATGGGCGCATCGCTGCCGAGATGCGGTTGTGGGAGGCCTTGGAGAACGACCTACTTAGCCCCTTTCACTACCTCGGCATCAGCGACAACACCGACCTGAGTGCGGTGAAGTGGCATCGCGGGGCGTACGACGCAAGCGCGCTGAGCGATGTGTTGTCCGCCAACCGCGCGCGGGCGTTGCTGGTCTTGAAGGCCGTTGAGGAGAAAGTCGCCGATCCAAGTGCCATGCGCGCCTTGGGCTTCTGCGTCTCTGTTGCGCATGCGCACTTCATGGCGGAGTCCTTCCGCAAGGCTGGCCTCAACGCCGTTGCCCTGTCTGCCGGGACCTCTGCCGAGGAGCGCAAGCAGGCCCTGGCTGACCTCACCTCCGGGGCGTTGCAGGTGATCTTCTCGGTCGACCTCTTCAACGAGGGCCTGGACATCCCCGACGTAGACACTCTGCTCTTGCTACGCCCCACCTCCAGCGTCACGGTGTTCTTGCAGCAGCTCGGCCGAGGTCTCCGGCGTACCGAAAACAAGGCGGTGCTGACCGTGTTGGACTTCATCGGCCAGCACCGCAAGGAATTCCGCTTCGAGAACCAGTTCCGCGCCCTGACGAACCTGACCCGCAAGCGGCTCTTGGACAACATCGAGCACGACTTCCCGCAGCTCCCGTCCGGCTGCCAGATCATCCTTGAGGAGAAGGCCAAGAAGACCATCATCGCCAACATCAAGGACCAGATCGGCGTCAACGTCACAGCACTGGCGCGCGAGGTGGCGGACTACGCCGAGCTGAAACTCAGCCGCTACCTCGACGAGAGCGGGCGCGAGCTCAAGGAGCTGTACCGGGGCAACGGAAACGCTTGGACGGGTCTACTCCGCCGCTCCGGCCTCCTGAAGGGTGAGGCTCCGGAAGGCGAGGCCGCACTGCTCAAGCGCATCTCCGCGTTCCTCCACGTGGACGACCCGCTACGGGTCGCCGCGTACACGCGAATGTTGGAAGACGATGCCCCCGCCTACACCGCCCTGGACGAGCAGGGGCAGGCCTATGCTCGTATGCTCTTCTTCCAGTTGTGGCCACTCGGCGGCATCGTCCGCAAGGGGTACGCCAACTACGACGCCGGGTTTGCAGCCCTGCAAAAACAGCACGCGGTCCGCAGTGAGCTGCGCCAGGTACTGGAGTACAACCTCGCCCACACCGAGCACGTACCAATCCCTCTCTTGGGCTTGGGTGGTCAGGGAGGCGTCCCCCTCACCGTGCATGCCTCGTACAGCCGCGAAGAGATCCTGCCTGCGTTGGGGCAGTCGTACATCGGCGGCTTCATGCCGGCCGACTTCCGCGAGGGCGTGAAGTGGTGCGACTCGATCAAGACGGACGCGCTCCTCATCACGCTGGAGAAAGACGAGAAGGACTTCTCGCCGCAGACCAGGTACCACGACTACGCACAGAGCGAGACTCTCTTCCACTGGGAGTCCCAGAATCAGACTTCCGTGGCTTCCCCCACTGGCCTGCGCTATCAGCATCATGTCGCTGAGGGCAGCCACGTCCTGCTCTTCGTGCGCCGCTACAAGAGCACCGACATGGGCGGCGCCCAGCCGTGGATACTCCTCGGCCCGGCTGAGTACGAGAAGCACACCGGAAGCAAACCGATGGCGATCACGTGGAAGCTGAAGCACGAGATGCCAGCGGACGTGTGGACGTACTCGACGATCAAAGCCGGGTAG
- a CDS encoding DUF6602 domain-containing protein, translating to MPQEKLGSILSSVAMRMRADFEQSRNFSHNGEAGTSREALVREFLASYLPSHVETIHNAEIVTASGETSPQCDIVLADRGTPPFTTLNGYRILPNECVYGVVEVKTKLDKDQLVDACNKISKLRSMSKNSYRPTPGLISRKTSAYGKTYDFFPTSGIIIAFSSLKLETIGSHLMEWCQTRPPVEWPDSVWVLGKGQLQWQNPVDHLLERSPGPGSLLAQIDTDASQDILLALALHLNIHFSDAWMNPLDLVPYAGATRLGVISRRWRMTPAGRPLKMLEGP from the coding sequence ATGCCTCAAGAGAAACTTGGAAGCATCCTCAGCTCAGTTGCCATGCGGATGCGCGCAGACTTCGAGCAGTCCAGGAACTTCAGTCACAACGGAGAAGCGGGAACTTCCCGAGAAGCTCTTGTTCGTGAGTTTCTCGCCAGCTATCTGCCATCCCATGTGGAAACGATACATAACGCCGAGATTGTCACTGCTTCAGGGGAGACCTCTCCTCAGTGCGACATCGTTCTCGCGGATCGAGGTACCCCACCCTTCACTACTCTGAACGGGTATCGAATCCTCCCAAATGAGTGCGTTTATGGCGTTGTCGAAGTGAAGACCAAACTGGACAAGGATCAACTCGTAGACGCGTGTAACAAGATCAGCAAGCTGCGGAGTATGTCGAAGAATTCATATCGCCCGACGCCTGGCCTTATCTCGCGGAAAACGTCGGCCTACGGGAAAACTTACGACTTCTTCCCAACCTCTGGGATCATCATCGCCTTTAGTAGTCTCAAATTGGAGACCATTGGTAGTCACCTCATGGAATGGTGTCAAACCCGGCCGCCAGTCGAATGGCCTGATAGTGTCTGGGTGCTGGGCAAGGGGCAACTTCAGTGGCAGAACCCCGTTGATCATCTGCTCGAACGCTCACCCGGGCCGGGGTCACTGCTCGCGCAAATCGATACGGATGCATCTCAGGATATTTTACTGGCTCTCGCGCTGCACTTAAATATTCACTTCTCTGATGCGTGGATGAATCCGCTGGACCTTGTGCCGTATGCGGGAGCCACTCGCCTCGGCGTTATTTCGCGTCGCTGGCGCATGACTCCCGCGGGTAGGCCCCTTAAGATGTTGGAAGGCCCGTGA